In the genome of Pseudomonas sp. HS6, one region contains:
- a CDS encoding MerR family transcriptional regulator, protein MLEPSHNDELPVIPGKRYFTIGEVSELCAVKPHVLRYWEQEFPQLNPVKRRGNRRYYQRQDVLMIRQIRALLYDQGFTIGGARLRLSGDEAKDDTTQYKQMIRQMIAELEDVLVVLKK, encoded by the coding sequence AACCAAGTCATAACGACGAACTACCCGTCATCCCGGGCAAACGCTACTTCACCATCGGTGAAGTCAGCGAGCTGTGTGCGGTAAAACCACATGTGCTGCGCTACTGGGAGCAGGAGTTTCCTCAACTCAACCCCGTCAAACGCCGCGGAAACCGCCGGTATTATCAGCGCCAGGATGTGCTGATGATCCGGCAGATCCGCGCGCTCCTTTACGATCAAGGGTTCACCATCGGCGGCGCACGTCTGCGACTGTCTGGTGATGAAGCCAAAGACGACACAACCCAATACAAGCAAATGATCCGCCAGATGATCGCCGAGCTCGAAGATGTTCTGGTGGTCCTCAAG